The following coding sequences are from one Bacteroidota bacterium window:
- a CDS encoding DUF502 domain-containing protein yields the protein MKKVLIYFVQGLIITVPVAITGYVFYKIISIIGSFVHLFGTIVSPFFDPFIVIAITLLLIFLMGLLGSSIILRPLFSMFDHALEHTPVVKTVYSSIKDFLSAFVGSKKRFNKPVLVTINKENNIQQLGFITQEDLSELNISKGTMAVYVPLSYSFSGNLLIVPVDHITPVDASSAEVMKFIVSGGVTDIDDDQK from the coding sequence ATGAAAAAGGTTTTAATTTATTTCGTTCAAGGATTAATCATCACTGTTCCTGTTGCGATTACAGGCTATGTGTTTTATAAAATCATTTCCATTATTGGCTCATTTGTTCATTTGTTCGGAACAATTGTGAGTCCGTTTTTTGATCCATTTATTGTGATTGCAATAACGTTATTGCTGATTTTCTTAATGGGATTATTGGGCTCTTCCATTATTTTACGACCGCTTTTTTCAATGTTTGATCATGCATTGGAGCATACACCTGTAGTAAAAACAGTCTATTCATCCATCAAAGATTTTTTATCAGCATTTGTAGGCAGCAAAAAACGATTTAACAAACCGGTACTGGTAACAATCAACAAAGAAAATAATATTCAGCAATTGGGATTTATTACGCAGGAAGATTTGAGTGAATTAAACATTTCAAAAGGAACGATGGCTGTTTATGTTCCTTTATCCTACTCGTTTTCAGGAAACCTCTTGATTGTTCCTGTGGATCACATTACCCCTGTAGATGCTTCTTCGGCAGAAGTCATGAAATTCATTGTTTCGGGTGGAGTGACGGATATCGATGACGATCAAAAATAA
- a CDS encoding acyl-CoA carboxylase subunit beta: MKNKIIDLEKKIAEAQLGGGAKRIESQHKKGKLTARERLHFLMDEGKFEEIGMLVTHRSTEFGLEREKYLGDGVITGYGKINGRLTYVFSQDFTVFGGSLSETHAEKICKIMDLAMQNGAPVIGLNDSGGARIQEGVVSLGGYADIFYRNTLASGVVPQLSAIMGPCAGGAVYSPAITDFIMMVENTSYMFVTGPNVVKTVTHEEVTSEELGGASTHSTKSGVTHFSCANEIECINNIKALLSYMPQNCEDDAPSVAYESNGNEKRHDLNNIIPENPNQPYDMRDVINGVIDTDSFLEVHKNYAENIVVGFARLGGKSIGIVANQPAFLAGVLDINSSTKAARFVRFCDSFNIPLLVFEDVPGFLPGTDQEWHGIITNGAKLLYAFCEATVPRVTVITRKAYGGAYDVMNSKHIGADMNYAWPSAEIAVMGAKGAAEIIFKNEIAAAKNPAEKLAEKEKEYIEHFANPYRAAERGYVDEVIKPEDTREKLIKAFDMLKNKVAKLPKKKHGNIPL, from the coding sequence ATGAAGAATAAAATTATCGATTTAGAAAAAAAGATAGCCGAAGCACAATTGGGTGGTGGCGCAAAACGTATCGAATCACAACATAAAAAAGGCAAGTTAACAGCCCGTGAGCGACTTCATTTTTTAATGGACGAAGGCAAGTTTGAAGAAATTGGAATGCTGGTAACACACCGTTCTACGGAGTTTGGCTTGGAACGCGAAAAATATTTGGGCGATGGTGTTATTACAGGTTATGGAAAAATAAACGGTCGATTAACCTACGTTTTTTCTCAAGATTTTACGGTTTTCGGAGGTTCATTATCCGAAACACATGCCGAAAAAATTTGCAAAATCATGGATTTGGCGATGCAAAACGGAGCACCGGTTATCGGCTTAAACGATAGTGGTGGCGCTCGTATTCAAGAAGGCGTTGTTTCGTTGGGTGGTTATGCCGATATCTTTTACAGAAATACTTTAGCATCCGGAGTTGTTCCACAACTTTCCGCCATCATGGGACCTTGTGCCGGTGGAGCGGTTTATTCTCCGGCCATCACCGACTTTATCATGATGGTAGAAAACACTTCCTACATGTTTGTAACCGGTCCGAACGTAGTAAAAACCGTTACCCACGAAGAAGTAACATCCGAAGAATTGGGTGGCGCATCTACACATTCTACAAAATCAGGAGTAACACATTTTTCTTGTGCGAATGAAATTGAATGTATCAATAACATCAAAGCATTGTTGAGTTACATGCCTCAAAACTGTGAAGATGATGCACCAAGTGTTGCTTATGAAAGCAATGGCAATGAAAAGCGTCACGACTTAAATAACATCATTCCTGAAAATCCAAATCAACCTTACGATATGCGTGATGTGATTAATGGCGTGATTGATACCGATTCATTTTTAGAGGTACATAAAAACTATGCAGAAAACATTGTAGTAGGTTTTGCACGATTAGGTGGAAAAAGCATTGGAATTGTAGCCAACCAACCTGCATTTTTAGCAGGAGTTTTGGACATCAACTCTTCCACCAAAGCAGCGCGCTTTGTGCGTTTTTGTGATAGCTTCAATATTCCTTTATTAGTATTTGAAGATGTTCCAGGATTCTTGCCAGGAACGGATCAAGAGTGGCATGGTATCATCACGAACGGAGCAAAATTATTGTATGCATTCTGCGAAGCAACCGTTCCACGCGTAACTGTCATCACCAGAAAAGCATACGGTGGAGCTTACGATGTAATGAATAGCAAGCACATTGGTGCCGACATGAATTATGCTTGGCCATCTGCTGAAATTGCTGTAATGGGCGCAAAAGGTGCCGCAGAAATTATTTTCAAAAACGAAATTGCTGCGGCAAAAAATCCTGCAGAAAAATTAGCAGAGAAAGAAAAAGAATACATCGAACATTTTGCAAATCCTTACCGTGCTGCTGAACGAGGTTATGTAGATGAAGTGATTAAACCGGAGGATACTCGTGAAAAATTAATAAAAGCATTTGATATGCTAAAAAATAAAGTGGCTAAGTTGCCGAAGAAGAAACACGGGAATATTCCTTTGTAG
- a CDS encoding Lrp/AsnC family transcriptional regulator, whose protein sequence is MSHHLDKIDLKILKILQENAKITNLQLSAEIGLSPAPTLERVKKLEQAKLIKGYYTKVNEEALGVGIKAIIQITLTRQIENAIANFKKEINKIPEIMECYQVTGSADYILIVMLKDIRDFEMLISNRLSKMEEIGQMQTMMILSKVKDSKVLPLNY, encoded by the coding sequence ATGAGCCATCATCTCGATAAAATAGATTTAAAAATCCTCAAAATCCTTCAGGAAAATGCAAAGATTACCAATTTGCAATTGTCGGCAGAGATAGGGCTTTCACCGGCTCCAACCTTGGAACGCGTTAAAAAACTAGAGCAAGCAAAGCTCATCAAAGGTTATTATACCAAAGTGAACGAAGAAGCCTTAGGCGTTGGAATAAAGGCGATTATCCAAATTACACTCACCCGCCAAATCGAAAACGCAATTGCCAATTTTAAAAAGGAAATCAACAAGATTCCGGAGATTATGGAATGTTATCAGGTTACAGGTAGTGCAGATTATATTTTGATTGTGATGTTGAAGGATATCCGTGATTTTGAAATGTTGATTAGTAATCGTCTTAGCAAAATGGAGGAAATCGGACAAATGCAAACCATGATGATTCTTTCAAAAGTCAAAGATTCCAAAGTACTGCCGCTTAACTACTAA
- the dprA gene encoding DNA-protecting protein DprA: MDENLKYKIAISLIPHIGDMRAKRLISYCGSAEAVFTEKKSALEKIPGIGDAFAKAVINQKVFKRAEEEIKFIQKNNITPLFYLDKEYPKRLTHCEDSPVMLYFKGKANLNTEKVISIIGTREATDYGKQLCEKLVADLAPFHPIIVSGLAYGIDIYAHKAAMEHNLTTVCGLGHGLDKIYPAVHKSFAEEMLENGGWLSDFTSGVVPDRENFPRRNRIVAGMADATIVVESKAVGGSLITADIANSYNRDVFAFPGRVNDDCSAGCNNLIKQNKAALIQSAADVIYIMGWEQQTKKAPVQKQLFVELKPEEEILVNVIKGKDSINVDDICLFAKMPMSKVSSLLLTLEFSGIVRSLPGKMYRLN; this comes from the coding sequence ATGGATGAAAATTTGAAATATAAAATTGCAATCAGTCTGATTCCACATATTGGCGACATGAGAGCAAAACGTCTTATTTCATATTGCGGGAGTGCGGAAGCAGTATTTACAGAGAAAAAATCGGCCTTAGAAAAAATACCAGGAATAGGAGACGCTTTTGCCAAAGCCGTTATTAATCAAAAGGTATTTAAACGTGCGGAAGAAGAAATAAAATTCATTCAAAAAAACAATATTACTCCGTTATTTTATCTCGACAAGGAATATCCGAAACGTTTAACACATTGTGAAGATAGTCCGGTGATGCTCTATTTTAAAGGAAAAGCAAATTTAAACACCGAAAAAGTCATCAGCATCATCGGTACACGCGAAGCAACCGATTATGGAAAACAGTTATGTGAAAAACTGGTTGCAGATTTAGCACCTTTTCATCCAATTATTGTAAGTGGCTTGGCGTATGGGATCGACATTTATGCGCACAAAGCAGCGATGGAGCATAACTTAACAACAGTTTGTGGTTTGGGGCATGGGTTGGATAAAATTTATCCCGCGGTGCACAAATCGTTTGCTGAAGAGATGTTGGAGAATGGTGGTTGGCTAAGCGACTTTACAAGCGGAGTAGTTCCAGACCGAGAAAATTTTCCGAGAAGAAATCGAATTGTGGCAGGCATGGCGGATGCAACAATTGTGGTTGAATCAAAAGCTGTTGGTGGCTCGTTGATAACCGCAGATATTGCCAACAGTTATAACCGCGATGTATTTGCTTTTCCTGGACGTGTGAATGATGATTGCTCGGCAGGTTGCAACAATTTAATCAAACAAAATAAAGCGGCATTGATTCAATCCGCGGCAGATGTTATTTACATTATGGGATGGGAGCAGCAAACAAAAAAAGCGCCTGTTCAAAAACAATTGTTTGTAGAATTAAAACCGGAAGAAGAAATTTTAGTGAATGTAATTAAAGGAAAAGACAGTATCAATGTGGATGACATTTGTTTGTTTGCAAAAATGCCGATGAGTAAAGTGTCATCTTTATTACTTACACTTGAGTTTTCAGGGATTGTGAGGTCGTTGCCGGGAAAAATGTATCGGTTGAATTAG
- a CDS encoding MmcQ/YjbR family DNA-binding protein has translation MNLEELRDYCMSKKGVEETLPFGPDTLVFKVMGKAFLLTGFDSNPLQFNVKCDPEKAIELRDHYSCVLPGYHMNKKHWNTIIVDGTASNKFLQEWITDSYNLVVSGLPKIEQKKLASMK, from the coding sequence ATGAACCTAGAAGAACTCAGAGATTATTGTATGTCGAAAAAAGGCGTTGAGGAAACCTTACCTTTTGGTCCCGACACCCTTGTTTTTAAAGTGATGGGGAAAGCCTTTTTACTCACCGGCTTTGATTCGAACCCACTTCAATTTAACGTAAAATGTGATCCCGAAAAAGCAATTGAACTGAGAGACCACTACTCCTGTGTGCTTCCCGGTTACCATATGAATAAAAAGCATTGGAACACCATTATCGTTGATGGAACAGCAAGCAATAAATTTTTGCAGGAATGGATAACCGATTCCTATAATCTGGTTGTTTCCGGATTACCTAAGATTGAACAGAAAAAATTAGCTTCGATGAAATAA